One genomic region from Patescibacteria group bacterium encodes:
- the rpsB gene encoding 30S ribosomal protein S2, with protein MTKIPSLLEMLKAGVHFGHQASRWHPKMGQYIFGQRNGVNIIDLEKTQVKLEEALNFLKETAQKGGVILFLGTKKQAQALVKKAAEDCGMPYVTERWLGGTITNFSVISRLLKKLKKVEAERVSGELGKYTKKEQLVINREAEKMDKVVGGIKNLEKIPTALFIVDVRKEETAIREARAKNIPIVAVCDTNVNPEMADYPIPANDDASKSIELILNLASAAVKEGKGAVVKEEKKEEKVKKEKK; from the coding sequence ATGACCAAGATTCCATCTCTTTTAGAGATGCTCAAAGCGGGCGTGCATTTCGGACACCAAGCGTCGCGCTGGCATCCTAAAATGGGCCAATACATTTTTGGCCAAAGAAACGGTGTCAATATTATTGATTTGGAGAAGACCCAGGTTAAACTTGAGGAAGCTCTGAATTTTCTCAAAGAAACTGCCCAAAAAGGCGGTGTCATTTTATTTTTAGGCACCAAAAAGCAGGCGCAGGCCCTGGTGAAAAAAGCCGCCGAGGATTGCGGTATGCCTTATGTGACCGAGCGCTGGCTGGGTGGAACAATTACCAATTTCAGCGTTATTTCCCGTTTGCTCAAAAAATTGAAAAAGGTGGAAGCCGAGCGCGTTTCCGGCGAGTTGGGAAAATACACCAAGAAAGAGCAGTTGGTTATTAATCGCGAAGCGGAAAAAATGGATAAGGTTGTTGGTGGTATTAAAAATTTAGAAAAAATTCCCACGGCTTTATTTATAGTTGACGTCAGAAAGGAAGAAACCGCCATCAGGGAAGCCAGAGCTAAAAATATCCCGATAGTCGCGGTTTGCGACACTAATGTCAATCCGGAAATGGCTGATTATCCGATTCCGGCCAATGATGATGCCAGCAAGTCAATTGAACTTATTTTAAATTTAGCGTCGGCGGCGGTCAAAGAAGGCAAAGGAGCTGTTGTCAAAGAAGAAAAGAAGGAAGAAAAAGTCAAAAAAGAAAAAAAGTAA